The genomic stretch CCTGTATATCTGTTTTTGGTGTAAAGATAAAAATGTGTATGAGAGTGTACGTTTCAACTGTCTCTATGGCATAATACAGTCCTTATGTCTGCCAATCCTCAATCTTCAACATAATCCCATGGCAATGTAACTGAAGAGACATCCAATATTCTATCAGTCTGTGTAGGGCTTATTCTCTACCTCAAACATAAATGCATACACACATATGGCTATTCACACACATTCCAACCAAAGTCAGCACAAACCACCACCCCATCGTTCATAAGAGAGTCCATCAGAAGAACACACCCCACAGTGGGGGCATGGgaaagatacagggagggagCCATGATGATACATAGGAAGATTCTATGAGCTCTGGAAAGATACATTTCTTCCCTTGAATGGTCAGAAGTAGATCGTCCTCCTCCTAAGCCAAGGCCCAGTAGGAGTCAGTCTCCGGGAGTCCACAGTAGTCACTGACTGCAACTttgacccagacagacagatggttcaCATAGCAGAGCTGGAGGCCCAGCCCACCTCCTCATACACGCCTTTCACATGCCAGTAGATGGCATCCAGCAGTTTGGTCCACGCCACTGCCACCTCTGGAGTGATGTAATCAGGGAAGTCTTCAACCAGCACCTTCAGAATCACCCCACACAGgatctgagaaagagagagagggaatacagTTGCTTTGGTGTGCCTGTGGGTAATGGTTATGTGTAAACATGTTGCCTGGTTCTTCCTCACCTTGAAGTAGACAGGCTCCACCTTGTGTCTGAGTGCATGGGCCTTGCCCACCAGCTTCAGAACAGATACCATCTTGTCCCCGTCATGGAGGTTCTCCACCAGGGTGTTGATGGCGTTCATCACCCTGCGTGAGTGCTTCCTGAGCTGGGCACTCCTCTCCAGTTCCTCAGGGTCCTCCACCTGTTGGAACTGTTTAAAGTACTGCTTGGAGGAGGGGAAGTTCACAAAGAGCCTGTAGAAGAAAGGAGGTGCATTACTTGGCCCAGTGAGATATTATAAGTAAACATAGTTGGAGCGTGTTGACACAGCTGCAGGGCATGTTTTCCCTTTTAATGTTTAACCACTGTCCAGGTTCTGTACAGGTTATGCTTCATTTACTCAACCATGGCCTGAGCACAAGCATGTGCTATACAAATACATGATAACAGTGTTtgtaaaaacacacatttcttctaGCTGATAAGGCAGAAGAAATGTTTGTCAGTTAACAAAAAACCTAAGTTAGAGGGCCttccgcctggtgtagaggtcctggattgcaggcagcttagccccagtgatgtagtgggccgtacgcactaccctataTAGTGCCTCGTGGTCAGAGGCCgaacaattgccgtaccaggcaattgatgttgcagctgtagaaccttttgagggtctcaggacccatgccaaatctttttagtttcctgagggggaataggctttgccgTGCCCTCctcacgattgtcttggtgtgtttggaccattctagtttgttgttgatgtggacaccaaggaacttgatgctctcaacctgctccactactacagccccgtcgatgagaatgggggcgtgctcggtcctccttttcctgtagtccacaatcatctccttagtcttagttacattgagggataggttgttattctggcatcacccggccaggtctctgacctcctccctataggctgtctcgtcattgtcggtgatcaggcccaccactgttgtgtcgtctgcaaacttaatgatggtgttggagtcgtgcctggccatggagttatgggtgaacagggagtagaggaggggactgagcacgcacccctgtggagctccagtgttgcgGATCAGCGTGGCCGATGTGTTaccacctaccctcaccacctgggggcggcccttcaggaagtccaggattcagttgcagacggagatgtttagtcccaggatccttagcttagtgatgagctttgagggtactatggtgttgaacgctgagctgtagtcaatgaatagcattctcacataagtgttcttttgtccaggtgggaaagggcagtgtggagtgcaatagagattgcatcatctgtggatctgtttaggtggtatgcaaattggagtgggtctagggtttctgggataatgatgttgatgtgagccattaccaacctttcaaagtgctccatggctacggacgtgagtgctacgggtctgtagtcatttaggcaggttacctttgtgttcttgggcacagggtctgtggtggtctgcttgaaacatgttgttattacagactcaatcagggacatgttgaaaatgtcagtgaagacacctgccagttggtcagcacatgcccggagcacacgtcctggtaatccgtctggccccgtagccttgtgtatgttgacctgtttaaagatcttactcacatcggctacggagagcgtgatcacacaatcgTCCGGTACAgctgcatgcctcagtgttgcttgcctcgaagcgagcatataagtgatttagctcatcttgtaggctcgtgtcactgtgcAGCTCACGGTTGTGCTTcgttttgtagtctgtaatagtttgcaagccctgccacataagacgagcgtcggagccggtgtagaatgattcaatcttagccctgttgtcacgactcctaccgaaggtggctccccttcctgttcgggtggcgctcggcggtcgtcgtcactggcctactagctgccactgatcccttttccccctttctgtttattggtttcacctgtgttcaTTTTAGGCTGATTGGTCTGGCTTTATTTACCAGCAGGCGGGCttgttgtgcgggattgtttggtGTACACGTCTGTGTGTCTCAGTTTGCCCATGTTCTTgggttttgctggactgtttaagtcccccgtgtttggggcatttgtttttcGTGTCCGCCCTGTGTTCCAGGGGGTTGGTGTATGTTCACCATTTTTTGTGCATTAAACGATatagcactaccctgaactctctgcttcctgtgcctgacttctcacccactacaccccgggcgttacacctgtattgacgcttttcctGTGTGATGgctcgtcgcagggcatagcaggatttcttgtaagcttccgggttagagtcccgcaccttgaaagcggcagctctaccctttagctcagtgcaaatgttgcctgttatccatggcttttggttggggtatgtacgtacagtcactgtggggacgacatcctagatgcacttattgataaagccagtgactgatgtggtgtactcctcaatgccatcggaagaatcctggaacatgttccagtctgtgatagcaaaacaatcctgtagtttagcatctgcttcacctgaccactttttttatagacctagtcactggtgcttcctgctttaatttttgcttgtaagcagggatcaggaggatagaattgtggtctaTGTACATCCTGGCATTTCGGTGGCTACTGCTATGTTCTCCTGAGTCTAGGAGACATGTTGGTCCAggtgatttatttatttggaaAAAGATGCACTGGGTACAACCCAGGCGATAACACGGTATAACGATTCCACTTGTTTCCAATGTGGGCCCTGATGTCTGGTCTCAGTGGCTGACAGTGACTGTATACAAACTGCACAGCTCTCCCCTAAAACTCACAAAGCTAGTGTTTCATCATCTCCATGTCTGGCCATAGGATTAGCAGACCAACAGTGAAGTGCGCTAATGAAATTGAGATGGTTAGTTGGTTGCTTGTGTAATTACACACTGAAATAAACGGTCAGAATGGCTGTGTGTACTCAGGCAGCAGTGACTTCATCTGCTGCTTCCCTCTCACTGTGTTACTGTCGGGGTTGGAGACAATTAGCTCTACATCACAGGGATATACCATATGGTTGGTTTGGCCGGATGCACCTACACCCACACTCATGTTCAACATTGTTGTGCTACAGTATTTGTGTATTCCTGTCAGCTCTTGTATACACCCAAACAATGTATTaggataagatatatatatatatatatatatatatatatatatatatatatatatatataccttacGTACCACACATCTAATTCTCTACCCTATAAAAACAGAATAACTCCAATGATGAAATAGGTTATCTTTGTGGAATAAACGAACACTGGAGAACACATTGTGAAAGAGAATAGTATTGAGCAATAAACTACAGCCTACAGTGACCAGGACAGATACAATAcagctgtctgtgtgtatctgttccAGATGTCCCATACCTCTATCCTTTTGAAACCCATAACAGAAAATGGAAGCTTTATGGGGAAGCCATTGTGTTTTGATGAAAGCACATGGCTTCCACTACCTTCACCTGTGAAATCAAGTATTGGGAGAAAGCAGACAaggaagacagaggagggggTGTCTCATTTTCTTCTGCTTAAAATGGAGGGTCTATGCAATGACTTTCAATTGTAAAGCCAGATCCTCTGTTTCACTCATAAATAGTGAAGACAGTGGTGTTTAATCTCTCCCTTGATCTATGGTGGCTGCATATAAATAGCCTCATTTATGTTTTATAATCATCAGCCTGTTAATCCTACTCTGGGATAGGGCTCATTTCTGAGATAGTTGCACAGCTGTTCTAAATGTGACATACTTGCCATGAGTGGAAATTGTATAGGTATTTGATAAATGCAAATGCAACTACATATGGATACCCTGGAATGTGTTACAATGAGATGCATCCCTGACACTTACAGAGAGTTATGGGTATTTCACATGGGATATTTTAGTTATTTAGATAGATAAATTAACCAAGCATAGCTTTTAGTAttaaactgacagagagagagagagaaaacagttgAGGTTTGAGGTTTAACATTATACTTGAACATGCCTTCAAATCTCCAAAGATGCCAAAGATTCAAAGACCCCTTGACAGCTAAAGTTTGCTCCTTGTAAGTGTTCCATGTCACCATGTAATACTACAGGCATTTGGAATGCCCCAGAGCAATTTGAGGCTTAAGATATTTAAGTACCGGTATTAAAGTATTGCATCAAATGAAAGCATTGCAATTCATGACCAAGATGATGTCcttttaactatttaactaactatttagcagatTTATGGCttggggtggaagctgttcagcGTCCTGCTGGTTCCAGAATATGTGCAttggtaccgcttgtcgtgcggtagcagagagaacagtctatgacttcggtggctggagtcttagacAATTTTTATGGACTTCATTTGACACAGCCTAGTATAGAGGTACTTGATGGCTGGGAGCTCagcaccagtgatgtacttggctgtccgcactaccctctgtagtgccttgtggtcggatgccaagtggttgccataccaagtggtgtgcagccagtcaagatgctctcaatagtgtgacgtctgcaaacttaatgatggtgttggagtcgtgcacggccacgcagtcatgggtgaacaaggagtacaggaggggactaagcacgcaaccATGAGGGTCCCTGTGTTGAGAGTcaatgtggcggatgtgttgttgcctgccctcaccacctggggatgtCCCGgcaggaagtcaaggatccagttgcaaaggtaggtgttcagtcccagggtccttagcttagtgatgagcttggagggcactatggtattgaacgctgagctatagtaaatgaacagcattctaacataagtgttccttttttccaagtgggaaagggcaatagaggttgcgtcatctgtggttctgttggggaggtatgcgaATTTGAGtcggtccagggtgtctgggatgatggtgtggatgtgagccatgaccagcctttcaatgcatttcagggctacagatgtgagtgctactcaTTTACataggttaccttggcattcttgtgcacagggactatggtggtctgcttgaaacatgtaggtattacagactgttTCAGGGAGAGGttcaaaatgtcagtgaagacacttgccaaatGGTCAGCGCTTGCGCTGACCTAGTTTTCTTATGGtcctatacagctcattgagtgaggtcttagtcccagcatcagtttgtggtggtaaatagaagtCTACGAAAAATATCAattgaaaactctcttggtacgTAGTTATTGACTCGTGAGGGGCAATGCTGTCTCATGGTGCAAACATCACCACTACAAAGACCTTGCTCATCACAAATGGTCACAGAGGTTAGCTACTGCTTGTCTGctgtaatatatatacagtaagtCATGGACGGTAGTATACCCAAAGCTATCTGCCTTTTAATGGtttgatacagtataatgacctCCTGTCCACTATGTAATGATGAATGGAGGGTGTGTCCCTGATCACTGATCTTCACGGGGCTCAATGAGGGATTAGACAGAGATGTCCCTGTGAGGGTTCAGTGAGTCAGGTCAGAAATCCCTGGTCTGCAGATATGTGAAACATGATCTGCCCTCAGAGAGGGAGCACCCGCAGAGCCAAATATGTCAGATTGGAATAAGCAGCAAGATGGATTGAGCTGCACGCTTTCCCCTCTGATTCTGCCAACTGATAGGAAGGGAGCCAATTTGAAATGCAATAGCTCAGATATGAGTGATGGCGCTCTCTCTAACAGACTGAGAGCATGCAAGTCAAGTCAATCGTCATGTTACAATCTTCACACGTTGTTAAAATTACTTTCAGTTCCCTTCATTTATAGTGGGGATCATGCAAGGGTCACGGAGAGATTGTAATCTAGGTTGCAAGAACATAGTTATTTATTACACTCAACTATTGCAACACAATTTGGTAAAACAACCAGCGAGCAAGATAAGGAGCCATGTGCAATTTCCATGTTGGCAATGTAATAATTAAGGAGAAGCAAACTTTAGCCTGGTTCTAAAATCAGCCTTGGTTGAGGCCCTGAACATCCCTATGATAACAAGATTCTGCTGAGAGTTTTGCTCCCTGTGGTGGCAGAAGCTGTTGCCACTGGTCAGGGGACTGCAATCaccagctctctgtgtgtgtgtgtgtgtgtgtgtgtgtgtgtgtgtgtgtgtgtgtgtgtgttgtgtgtgtgtgtgtgtgtgtgtgtgtgtgtgtatattgttcagcaatgtgtgctgtgtgtgctgtgttgaaACAGTCAGCATTCAGTAAGCTACAGCTCTTCTGTCATCAGCCCTCCATAACTCCCCAAATAGAAATGGGTGCACCTAGGCAAGTTTTTCAGTGTCTCTAGACTGACAATTTCAAGATGTTATAGGCAAGAAACAAGGGAAAGAGAGTATAGGTAAAGTTTACCTGATGAGAATGGCCACCCCGACATCATCACAGTTCTGGTAGACTTTGGCCCAGGTGTCCttgatcatctctctctctgagtcacaGAGTGGATCTAGGCGCTCCAGGCGATCTGCCGTTACCTCTCCCTGCTGCCTCTCCATCCAGGAGTCCTATAATGCTGCAGGAGTGGTGTGTTGTAGACAGGTGATAAGAGTCCCCAAGAAAACAACCCAGTTCCCTTTGTTTACACAGTCTCTCTGTTCAAACAATCCCCTTTTTATTACCCTTCTCTTGCTGAGAGACCCTCTCACAACCTTttctgagtgagtgaatgaggaaCATACTAAAaagcgagaggaagagagcgcACACAGAGTGAGGAGGAGCCACacacctctcccccctctctctctttctctcccctctccctccccacccaaaTTGGTACTTGCCTATTTTCTATTTTTGTgtgttcatcaaatcaaattttattggtcacatacacatgttcagcagatgttattgtgggtgtagtgaaatgcttcatgtttgtgtgtgagtgtgtgtgtgtgtgtgtgtgtgtgtgtatgggaagGGATATTGAGAGGAATAGCATTCAGATTTTTAGGGCATTGTGAAAATGATCTGCATTaaacaaaatgttatgtttgctCTCATATGAGCACAGATAAAGGGCATTGCTCAAAAGATGAAGGTATGCTAGAAATGGAGCAGTCTTTTGTTGGTTTAGTTTTCCTCCATATAAAGGAAAGATCATATCAGTAACTAGAATTTTATTTCTGTTGTCCACAGGTACACTCCCTGAAGTATCAAGTTGCACATTTACAAACCTCGACAATTCATGGCTTGTTTACTGTTGGCAGTGTTATTTCCAGACATGTCTTGTTATGAATTAAGTTTGATCCTCCTCTTTCTTTTGAGATTGTGCTTTGACATTGGCGTAGAAGTTACCTTATTATCTCACAATCTCCTTCTTTCCGTCCTTGTGGTTTGGTAATAATAGATACAGTAACAACAGAGGGGGTTGGGGACCTAATCAACAAGAGACTTGTGGATTGGATCTGTAAGCAGAAAGTAGGTTACATGGGAGTCAAAAAATCACTATTGTATAAGGGTTACAAGCTTGAGCTGATACATGTTCAACACCTTGCTTTGTGAGGTCCAATTCCTGTAAGAGTTCTTCTAAACTTCTCCATCAAGGAAATCTATGTAAAACATGAAAGATGTCCATAGAGAGGATAGTTTTTCATTTGTACTTTCTCATATAAGAGGGATCGATGTTTTGCAAAATATAAACTTAAAGGAATTTGTCATCTCAATAAAGTAGTGTGAACTTGAACACATACCCAAGGATTAAGGGAGGGTTTGCTGGGTGTGGACGTTGTCTTGTCAATGAAAAATATATGGGGAATAGGTTAGTCAAACGGTGAGCAGTGCAAGCTGAAGCATGTGCCACTGTGACTCTGTAATTGATATTGTGAATTTGGTACACTGGACTGCTTTCCACATGATGTTAATGATCTTCCAGGATCTTCAGTAGACGTTAGCTTACACTCACAAGACACGGCTTGCAAAGTGCTTCACATAAAAAATATCTTTGCTACAGCACTTATCTTTCTCCTTATGTCCTggcatattagtgtgtagcccaaactgtttggacgctacagacagaagttggcagatcgccCAAAATGCTTGAGAACACCATCGTCttcatgagagtctcatcttCTCATAGAGGGGTTATAATTATTTTCTAGGCCAAACCGTTTGGACtctacagacgattttgtgagaatagtctgacaaacaccgctctagcttggtcacctttcactgcagatgcggaagtgcgacataggcaaatgcggtggattgagacacatccaatgaAAAATAAACAGATCTCTAGCTGACATCAACCTTAGGAGGTGACGGATTTTGATGGGCATTTTTTTATCGTGTTACTTAGATTGACTTACGGGTCTGATTACAACTTGACAGTTGTTGACCTCTTGAGGTTATTTTGAGCAATTGCAAGAAGAAACCAAATGAACAGGAACCAACccacccaaccacacacacacacacacacacacacacagacatcacagGTGCTAAAATGTTTCCATGCTTATTTTATACATAGCCTAAAGGAAAACATGAATGTATTGTTTTTGGGTATCCTTTGTAGGATAGATAGATCAGAGATGTCCTGCCAACACAGCAGTAGTGCATCACATCAGCACTCTCCGCATGATGATTGTTGCAAGAAGCAAATCAGATGTTCAACTAAACTCTTGACTTCAAGCCAAAAGTTCGGCAGATGGCAATATTGAATCATTTCATTTTACCCTCCAAATGCATTGTATGCAGCCGGCAATAAATTCGTATCCGTAGTGGACCTTTTAGTACCTGAAACATTCTCCATTAAGGCTGCATAGGCTTCACCTTCCTCATTAGCTTTATTTAATGGAGAGAAGGTGGAAAGAATTGGGAAAATATGCGTACTTTTCTTATAAAAAAACTTTTTCCACCGCCCTGTTAGAGTGGCTAAATGTTAATCCCTGATGTTGTGTATCGCGTTCAGCCAATCAGGTTGCAGCAGTCTGTTTTTTCACCCCTAACctaatagagccccacagtggagttGTCATAATACATATAGAACGTAGTgatcaaacagggaaatggttccaatcatttttacACTACTTGTTTtttccataggggattttagaaacacttaaaataaggcctgtgtttcgtgtaggcttacattggcatgatgttttgataaccatgtaaatctctctctgagTTTTATCAACATATTCAACTCTATTTATTCTCAAATAATCAAAAaagctaattagcatcaaagtagacatcatacaagactacaaatccctgcaagctcctgatCTTTTCAACTCATTCAGTCAAAATAACAAATCTTTTGACTAATTTCATTCATTTGAGTAAGTAATCCCCAGAGCATGTAGGACCAGCAAATGATGAACTAAATTCTCCAAAGAGTCATGCTTCTTACAAGCCTCTCATTCACGTCTAATAAATTCAGcccagtggcgcagtggtctaagtgcaagaggtgtcactacattccctggttcaaatccaggctgtatcacaggcACTCGCACAGGCACTCACACAGGCACTCAAATctgtctgtgattgggagtcccatagggtggtggtacacaattggcccagtgtcgtccgggtttggctggggtgggCCATTATtctagataagaatttgttcttaactgacttgcctggttaaataaaatacaacattAGAATAAGATGGACGGGGAAATTAAACGACTTAATATCGCTGTCTGCCAGCCTTTGGGCTATTGGACTCCCAGTGCAGGAATCTATATAATTTATTGATTAAAAAACACTCCGGTTtccaacaaaaaatatatacattgctAACTCAACTAATAACAGGCGGCAGGtctgtcaaataaataaaaaataccttCACCCGATTGGTATTATGATTCGGTTCAGGATTCTTTTTTGTTGTATTGTTCATGTCTTGCACAGCCAGCCaaccacacacagtcagacagacagcaaagCTAAAGAGGAGCTAGCCGCAAGCAATTTATTTCACTCAACGAGCATAACTATCTTGGGAGATTATATTTATACTGGATTTAATAAGGTCTAATAATAACAAAGTGCATTTTAACATCAACGTCGCACGTTTTTTGTATCTTTCTTCGTATGACTACCTAACAGTTAGCTTAGCTTGCTAGCAAGCTGCAAGTGTGGTAACGTTAGTTTGAGAAGAAGCTAGCTAGCGGGTTACACAAGTGCTAGCTAACCAGCTGCCAGAATGAATGTCGCAAAAAGTGGTTATCGGGTCTTTTCTGCCAATTCTACTGCAGCATGTACAGAACTAGCCAAGAAGATAACTGAGTATGTATATTTTATTGTTCTGGCTAAATGTACGTGTTATGATAGATACCTAACCAGATAATGTTGCTAGCTAGGTCGCTAAAATGTGTATGCTGGTGTTTGCAGGTGCATGGCCACAGATGAAGTCATTTGAATTTAGCCAAGGGTCTTGCTTACTGTCATTAATCGATAGGGTTTATGAGTTGGTCATTTGCTAGATGTTGAcaatgacattcagaggcttACGGGAATTGATTTAATGTGAGACAATGTTGGGTGTCTCCGCTGTGTGAAACTgggaactgtctgtctgttattaacGTTAGTGACATTGAAACAGGGAGCGAGTGCCTGTGATCTAGCTGAACTCTTCCCATGTCTAGATATGCAAGGCAGTGGGCCCACTGTCTCTGAATTACAATGTGAAACATTACAACATGTTGCTTGTTTGCTTGTGTTTCAAATGGTAGCGGTACAGCAGGCTTAGTCAGAGTGGGATCAGTTTCCATGCAGGGCCTCTGTCCTGTCTGAATAAGACACATCACAGTGTCATACCTCTTGTACTGATTTGTCTGGTGTTTTTTCACAGACGACTAGGAGTTGAATTGGGCAAGTCGGTGGTCTATCAAGAGTCCAATAGAGGTGAGTTGAAACCAATTATGTAtataacagtggaggctgctgaggggaggacagctcataataattgGAATAATAACATGGAAACCATCTGTTTGATACCTTTCCATTGACTcaattccagacattattatgagccgtcctcctctcagcagcctccactggtatacagtgcattcggaaagtattcataccccttcactttgttacgttacagccaatattctaaaattgatttttttaaatgaaaaaactcctcaatctacacacaatatcccataatgacaaagtgaaaacaggtttttagaaatgtttgtaactGTACTACAACTGGAACCacaggggtgaaggttcaccttccaacaggacaacaactcaTAGCACAAAGCcaatacaatgcaggagtggcttcgggacaagtgtccttgagtggcccagccagagcctggacttaaacctgatcgaacatctctggagagacctgaaagtagctgtgcagcgacgttccacatccaacctgacagagcttgagaggatctgcagagaagaattggagaaactgcccaaattcaggtgtgccaagcttatagcatcatacccaagaagactcagggctgtaattgctgccaaagatgcttcaataaattactgagtaaagggtctgaatacttatgtaaatgtgatatttctgttttttatttgtaatatattTGCACTAATTTGTTAacttttttcctttgtcattatggggtattgtttgtagatgggGGGAAAaacatgtaatcaattttagatgaAGGTTGTAtaagaaatgtggaaaaagtgaaggggtctgaatactttccgaatgcactgtataaatcattggttggaaccaaaattattttccaatcatttcgttctgaacagaaccatcaATTTTATTTTTCGTTCTTTTGCAGTGTTCCGACAGCAAAATTAATTTGTGAACCGTTTCTAACCCAAAAAACAATTTATATCATTcatttctgttcctttttaaacctccTGAAATTgaagattttttaaaacatttagttCGACATTAAATCACCAACAATTAGTGCGGATAGAATAGCTTGCTATGGAGCAGGCAAGCTATTTACATGGattggacagacaagtgtagggTGCGAGATGGGACTGAAATTGAagttgagagagggagggctttgcataggcactttgttgcatttttttgtgggactggaaaaGAATGCCTGGAACATAAAATAAtgttattaaccggttcccataCTTTTAAAATAACTGTTCTGTTCCGGAGCAGTATAGATCACGTTTGTTCCCGATTCTGTTCctcaaaaaaaaacattggttctgttccctgaaccagtTCCAACTCCTAGTTGAAACCCAGTCACTCTGCCTACTCTGCTAATACAAAGGATAACCTATTTGTTTGGCCTGATACAAAGCATTTTTCTCTTTTGGAAAACATGACATGTTACAGATGAGTATTTACAATGGCTTGATAATTATGCCTGAACTGAGTGTTATGCCCTAGTTGACATAAACAAGTCTAGGCACATTTGGGGAGCTGTAAGTGTAAAGTTAAGCATTTTACCCACACTTGCTGTTGATTCAACTTTATGTGACCCTTGATAGAGACCAGAGTAGACGTGAAGGAATCTGTTCGCGGCCAAACTATC from Oncorhynchus tshawytscha isolate Ot180627B linkage group LG09, Otsh_v2.0, whole genome shotgun sequence encodes the following:
- the LOC121847246 gene encoding cytoglobin-1-like, whose protein sequence is MERQQGEVTADRLERLDPLCDSEREMIKDTWAKVYQNCDDVGVAILIRLFVNFPSSKQYFKQFQQVEDPEELERSAQLRKHSRRVMNAINTLVENLHDGDKMVSVLKLVGKAHALRHKVEPVYFKILCGVILKVLVEDFPDYITPEVAVAWTKLLDAIYWHVKGVYEEVGWASSSAM